A stretch of Pseudomonas sp. FeN3W DNA encodes these proteins:
- a CDS encoding YggL family protein, protein MATNRSRRLRKKLCVDEFQELGFELNLEFKEGLSEKAVDDFLIAFFVEAMDANGLDYVGGEEFGLVCLAKRGSVSEEQRATVEAWLKNRSELTKIEVSPLQDAWYPEKPINVAK, encoded by the coding sequence ATGGCTACCAACCGCTCCCGTCGTCTGCGTAAGAAGCTGTGTGTTGACGAGTTTCAGGAATTGGGGTTTGAGCTCAATCTGGAATTCAAGGAAGGCCTTTCGGAAAAAGCTGTCGATGACTTCCTGATTGCGTTCTTTGTAGAGGCCATGGACGCGAACGGCCTGGACTATGTTGGCGGCGAAGAATTCGGCTTGGTCTGCCTGGCGAAGCGTGGCTCGGTAAGTGAGGAGCAACGCGCAACCGTTGAGGCCTGGCTGAAAAACCGTAGCGAACTGACCAAGATCGAGGTCAGCCCCTTGCAGGACGCCTGGTACCCAGAGAAACCGATCAACGTTGCAAAGTGA